Below is a window of Blastopirellula marina DNA.
CCACAGGCCAGATCTGCATTGCGGCCAAGCGGATCATTCTCGTCGAGTCGATTGCTCAGGAATTCCTCGACCGGGCAACCAAGCTGTTTGCCTGCCTTAAACCCGGTAATCCGCTGGAAGAGTCCACCGGATACGGCCCAGTATGCAATGAGAAGGCTGCGATTCAGCTCGAACGGCAAATCAATGATTCAGTTGCAGCGGGGGCGAAACTTCTGGTCGGTGGTAAACGCGACGGGGCATTCATCCAACCCACCATCATGACCGACATTCCAAAAGGTTCGCCCGCTGACCGTGAAGAGTTGTTTGGACCGGTGGCCCTGATACATATCGCGAAGGATGAAGAGGACGCTATCCGCATTGCAAACGACAGTGACTTCGGCCTCGGCGGTTCTGTCCACACCAATGACCTCGAACGTGGTCGCCGCGTGGCTGAACGCATCGAATCAGGCACCTGCTTCGTCAATCAGATTTCCTGGACTTACGCCAGCATGCCGATGGGCGGCGTCAAGAAATCGGGCTATGGTCGCGAATTGGCGGACCTCGGCATCATGGAATTCGTAAACCAAAAGCTAATCTGTGTCTTCGACAAGGATCACATTATTTGAGCCACGAAAATGTGATTCTGAGTCGCACAGCCTTCCTCGAAAACCAACAAGGAGATATTCCAATGACAGTCAAAGCTTATGCCGTAACAAAAGCCAAGGGTGACTTCGAGCCGTTCGAATTTGAACTCGGAAACATCGACCCCTACGAAGTTGACATCAAAGTTGAGTCGTGCGGCATCTGCCATAGCGATTTGAGCATGGTAGACGATGAGTGGGGCATGGCAAAGTTTCCGCTCGTGCCTGGGCACGAGGTTGTCGGCAGGGTTTCCGCCGTTGGCGATCATGTCACGCACGTAAAGATTGGTGACCGTGTTGGGCTGGGCTGGCACGCCGGCTACTGCATGATGTGCGATCAATGCATGAGTGGCGATCATAACCTCTGCTCAAGCGCTGAACCGACGATAGATGGTCGGCACGGTGGTTTCGCCGACACGGTCCGAGCGAAAGCACCCAGCGTGGTGAAGATCCCTGACGGGCTGAAGGCAAGTGAAGCGGGACCGCTGCTCTGTGGTGGCATTGCCATGTTTAATCCAATGGTTCAAGCCGGTCTGTCACCGACTGACAGCGTTGGAGTGATCGGTATCGGTGGACTCGGTCACATGGGTCTCAAGTTTGCGGCGGCATGGGGATGTCATGTCACGGCGTTCACATCCGATTCCAAAAGACAGGAGGCTCTTGACATGGGCGCTCACGATACGATCAATTCCCGCGACCCAGCGGCCATCAAAGCCGCGACCGGCAGATTTGATCTTGTATTGTCGACAGTAAACGTGCCGCTGGACTGGAACTCAGTCCTCGCGACATTGAAGCCGCGCGGTCGCCTGATGATGCCAGGAGCAGTGACGGAACCGCTTGGGCTCAAGCTTCTGCCAGACATGATGTTCAAGCAGCTATCGGTTGGCTCGTCGCCGGTTGGAACTCCCGCCGTCATTCGCCAGATGCTTGAATTCGCAGCTCGGCACAACATCGCACCGGTCAACGAGCACTTCCCAATGAGCAAGGTTAACGACGCCTTTGAACATCTCCGCAGTGGTAAGGCTCGCTATCGCATCGTACTTGATCGGGACTGATTAATCTCAAGTCAGAATTTGAAACGGAAGAACAATGCTCAAACCAAAACAACGGGTTCCTGACCTCACGGTGAAAACTGTCGGCGGACCGGAATGGACGCTCAGTGGTCAGTCGCCGGAAAACTTCACGTTCCTGTTCTTCTATCGCGGCTATCACTGCCCGATCTGCCGCAAGTACCTGGGCAGCATCGATCGCAAGTTCGACGACTTGTCATCGATGGGCATCTACGCGGTTGCGATCAGCAGCGATTCGGAAGAACGTGCAACACGGAGTAAGGACGAATGGAAAGTCCAGCATCTCCCAATCGGATATGGGCTGTCCATCGACCAGGCTCGTCATTGGGGGCTGTACATTTCCAGAGCCATCAAAGCGGACGAGCCTGAAATCTTCAGCGAACCCGGCCTGTTTATCGTTCGACCTAATCTGGAATTGTATGCTGCGTCGCTCCAGACCATGCCATTCACTCGTCCGTCTATTGAGGAATTGATTGGCGGCTTTAGCTACATTATCCAGAACGATTATCCCGGACGCGGCGAGGCGTAATTCGCCAGATGTCGGATTCAGCAATTCAGACGATGAGGGAGTGTTGCCGAATTGAGAAGTTGTTGCTTGCACCGTATCGCGAATTCGTTTGTCGAAGGATCAATGGTGGTTAGAAATTGATGAGTGGATGACTCGGAGCGACAGCTCACCGTGCAAAACCCTCTTCGGGAGAGATCTCTGTTTGCGACGTTATGTCATCCAGCTTTGTTGATGTAAGGACTTAGTGATACCAAATCTCGCGTGGTTGACCCTTTATCACACGGCACTATTTACGAAATTGTGGAGGATTAGGCTCGGCCCCAGAACGCAACCTGTCGCGTACCCAGAATATTTGCCATGGTTCCCTTTGACGTAACCACTTTGCCAGCGAATATTACAAAAGATCTGATACAGGCCAATCAAGTGCCTTCTCAGGTGGCTCTGCGGGGTGCAAAAAGACACTATCTCCATTGCTATCGACCATTACCGCGTCATAGCACGATGAGGTCGCTATAACATAAACGATTTCGATAACTCCAGGAGCACTTGTATTTGTTCGAATCTACCTGTGGGGGTGACAACTGGGCAGATGTCACTCCAAGACCGGATCTTAAGAATTGAATTTGCTCATTTGATGCTCTCGCGAAGCCCTCTGATCCTAAGGTTTTCAACTGTATCGCACAATCTTGTGAGAAACTACCGGCGGATCATCTCCAAAATGTAACGCCGCAATTTGTGATTGGATCAGTGCATCTTCGTGCGACACACGGTGATGCTGACGTTCATGTTCCGACCAGGAAGCGACGAAAAAGGTCTCTATCCAACGCTCGTGATCCGCAACGTCCTGTGAAAGGAACCAGCGGTAGGCGCCTGTTCGGAGCCGGGATCGCCTTAGTTTCTTCATCAGTTGGAGGAAGCCTTCCTGGTCTTCGCCAGCGACTTGGTATTCTATGGTCACAATAACAGGACTCGAATGGTCTACGGTACTGAGTGCAACGTACGGAACTGGCCAATGCAAGGAAGGCAGCAGTCCTTGCTTCTCAACCTTGGTTAGTGGGAAGGGTAAAGTTGCAATCGTTGTCACAATCATTCCTGAAGCGGCTAAGACGAGGGAATACTGAATTCCCAACTGGCTGGCGATCACTCCCCAAAAAATGGCACCGCTCGACATGCCACCAAAAAACACTAACAAGTAAACGGCAAGAGCACGTGCTTTTACCCATTGGGCTATCGTCGTCTGGGCGGAAACATTCAAACTCGACAGGTTGGCTACCCAAAATGCTCCGACGGGGAGTAGAGCGAGACACATCGACGGAAGACTTGCGATGAACCCCATTGCCACAAAAGCAGCCGCAAGGCCTACCGTCGATCCAGTTACTATCGAGTTGCTCGAGACCCTTTTCCTCAGTCTTGGAAGTAGAAATGCAGTACCCACCGCGCCGATGCCAATCGTTCCTAGAAGCAAACCGTATCCTCCGGCTTCCGTGCCTAGTTGCTCTTTGGCGATAAGCGGTAGGTGCGCCCATAGTGCACTTCCAAAGAAGATGAACGCCAGCGTACGCAGAAGAACAATTTGAAAGATCGGATTGTGGTTTACATAGCGGACACCAATGGCTATCGCTCCACCGATGCTTTCCTTCGGCGTCTGGTCACCCGTCGGTACAGGCTGCCACCGATACAGCACAAATAGAACGCCCACGTAACTTACTGAATTAAAGAGAAACGCAGCCTCCGGGCCAGCACGTGCAACTAACACCCCACCAATCGCAGGCCCAATCGCTCGTGCTACATTGATTCCGACCCCAGTCAACGTGACTGCACTGTCCAATTGCTGCGAAGGTACAAGATCGGGAACGATTGCTTGCCAAGCAGGAGAATTCAAGGCAAACCCAATACCGAGAGCGAATGTTATTGCAAGCAATACGAATGGGGTAACATTCTCGGTAAACGTAAGAACCGCGAGGCTCGCCGCGGCAAGCAGCATCCAAAGTTGGGCTAGCAGAATCAGTTTTCGCCGATCAACAATGTCTGCAAGTGCACCAGCAGGTAAAGCCAAAACAAACATCGGCGCAGTTGCCGCCGCCTGTACGAGAGCGACCATTATGGGAGAAGGCGCCAAGGTCGTCATGAGCCACGCAGTACCGACGTCCTGGACCCATGTACCAATATTCGAAGCAACACTGGCAATCCAGATTGCTCGAAAAACAGGATTTGCGAGCGGTGATTGGTTCGCGATTGCCTCTTCTTCCTCGTTCGACATCTCATCCTCTGCCTTGGGCAAGGCATCGTCCGTAGGATAGTTGTTCGGTCATTCGTATCAGCCTCTAGCGGAGATCTATTGATTGAAGGGTACAAAAGGGGTTGTTGGCTCAAGAAAATAGGGATCGCGAATTTCACTGAATAACTCACTTGCACGCTCATGACCAAGTTGAAACAGTTCACCAGTGGCAGCAGTATTGTCCAAAGTCCATGTCGGATCGTTGAGGTCGAAGTCTACCTGGCGATATCGTGACTCTAAAACAAAACGCAAAGGCAACTGTGTTCCTTGCACTTGAGAAATGCTCATGACTTCCGCGATGTGCCGACTCCAATACAGCATGCCTGCGTCCGCGTTAGGTGGTGAGAGGGAATAGCTTGATTGCCCCGTGCCAAGAGACAGCATCCAAATATCGGAGAGATTAAAAGGGACGTCCTCTTCTCGACGACACTGCTCTGTGATACGAACTGTTTCTGAGATGGCTGCTAGTCCTGGATCGTTCGCCCAGAGCCCGCCATCGACGTAACTCTTGCCATCAGGCATCGTTTTGTGGGGAAAATAAGTCGGGGCAGCCGCGGAAGCGATAATCACATCAACGACGCGCCAGTCATGAGAATCACTCCGGCGCGGAAGATGCGGGGTCCGAAACACTCTTGTCTTGCCATCGCTAAGATTCACGGAAGGGACAAGCAGCCGGCTTTTGCTAAGTTCAGAAAGTCGACAATCACCAAAGCCTGCTTCCAACGCATCGTTCAGGCTGAACGGGCAATAGCGAGACTGAAAGAAGTGATCGAGATTAATAGAAGATCTGCCCGCTAGAATCGATCTCAGAAGCGAGTAAATCGGACGAAGCGCCGAGCTGGGACGATAAGGTTCACGAGGGCGAAAGATTTGTTCCGAGTAGTCGTTGTAAAAGTCCTCCAGGGCTTTGGCCGTCATCCCGTGACATAACGCACTTGCGGTAATGGAACCAGTTGAAGTGCCAGCAATTAGGTCAAAGTACTCACCGATTGCATGATCAAGGCGTTGCTCTATCTCTGCCAGGAACTCGATGGCAAATGCTCCGCGAAGGCCACCACCGGGAAGAGATAGAATTCGAAACATGCTTGCCTTTTTTCCCCGAATGGACGTTCGTTGTTTTCTTTCGGAAACTCGCAAGGACTAACTGAACCCATTGAGATATCGGTGTACACATGCCACGGCAAGCGACCCATCACCGACGGCAAAGCCACAACGTTTGGTCGAACCTGACCTTACATCTCCTCCGGCCAAGATGCCGGGCCTTGTCGTTTCCAGATCACAAGGTGCACGGTCGAGCGGCCAGTGACCGCGAAGTCGCTCATCAGAAAAGAAGCTTGTCCCCGTCAAGACGAACCCTTTTTCATCAAGCAAGACGTCTTCCGGTAACCACTGGGTATGCGGACGCGCTCCGATGAATATGAACAGGCCGGAGCACTCAATGTCAGTGACCGTGCCGGTCGCATTATTCTGCACGCGAATCATTTCGACGCAATCATCTCCACATACTTCATCAACTTCAGTATTGCGATGGACTTCGATTCGCGGGTGATTTCCGATTCTATCGCAGAGATAAGCAGACATGCTCTTGGCCAGATCATCTCCCCGGATCAACAGGTGAACCTGCTCAGACGAATTCGCAAGGAACATCGCAGCTTGCCCCGCCGAGTTTCCTCCACCAACGACCACCGCGTGAGCATCAGCACACGCCCTCGATTCGACCGACGTCGCGGCATAGTAGACACCTGCTCCTTCAAACCTGGTACATCCTGGGATACCAAGTTGGCGATACGTTACGCCGCTGGTAACCAAGACACATCTAGCATGGATGACCTGTCCGCTTTCCAGTCGTAGACGATGTCCTTCTCCATCGTCAGACTCCAGGCCTGCCACAACTTCCGGAGCGATAAAAGTCGCACCAAACTTAAGTGCCTGTAGATAGCTACGACTGGCGAGTTCATTTCCCGAAATCCCGGAAGGGAAGCCGATAAAGTTTTCGATCTTGGAACTGCTCCCAGCTTGCCCCCCCGGTCCGACCTTATCAATGACAAGCACATCCAGGGCTTCGCTAGCCGCATAGACAGCGGCAGCAAGTCCGGCAGGTCCACCACCGACAATCGCTAAATCGAACGTTCTTCCTTCAACCGATTTGTCGATGCCTAAGCATCTCGCGAACTCCCACATCGAGGGATTCCCAATCGTGCGTCCGTTGCATCGTACGATAGGAAGTTCGAGAGAGTCCGCGTCAAGGACATGCCTCTGCTTCTGACCCTCGGACGACTCCAATTCGATGAAGGTGTGGGGCACGTGATTCTTATATAGAAACTCCCTCAGCCGCAAAGT
It encodes the following:
- a CDS encoding NAD(P)-dependent alcohol dehydrogenase, which translates into the protein MTVKAYAVTKAKGDFEPFEFELGNIDPYEVDIKVESCGICHSDLSMVDDEWGMAKFPLVPGHEVVGRVSAVGDHVTHVKIGDRVGLGWHAGYCMMCDQCMSGDHNLCSSAEPTIDGRHGGFADTVRAKAPSVVKIPDGLKASEAGPLLCGGIAMFNPMVQAGLSPTDSVGVIGIGGLGHMGLKFAAAWGCHVTAFTSDSKRQEALDMGAHDTINSRDPAAIKAATGRFDLVLSTVNVPLDWNSVLATLKPRGRLMMPGAVTEPLGLKLLPDMMFKQLSVGSSPVGTPAVIRQMLEFAARHNIAPVNEHFPMSKVNDAFEHLRSGKARYRIVLDRD
- a CDS encoding peroxiredoxin-like family protein produces the protein MLKPKQRVPDLTVKTVGGPEWTLSGQSPENFTFLFFYRGYHCPICRKYLGSIDRKFDDLSSMGIYAVAISSDSEERATRSKDEWKVQHLPIGYGLSIDQARHWGLYISRAIKADEPEIFSEPGLFIVRPNLELYAASLQTMPFTRPSIEELIGGFSYIIQNDYPGRGEA
- a CDS encoding MFS transporter, with protein sequence MSNEEEEAIANQSPLANPVFRAIWIASVASNIGTWVQDVGTAWLMTTLAPSPIMVALVQAAATAPMFVLALPAGALADIVDRRKLILLAQLWMLLAAASLAVLTFTENVTPFVLLAITFALGIGFALNSPAWQAIVPDLVPSQQLDSAVTLTGVGINVARAIGPAIGGVLVARAGPEAAFLFNSVSYVGVLFVLYRWQPVPTGDQTPKESIGGAIAIGVRYVNHNPIFQIVLLRTLAFIFFGSALWAHLPLIAKEQLGTEAGGYGLLLGTIGIGAVGTAFLLPRLRKRVSSNSIVTGSTVGLAAAFVAMGFIASLPSMCLALLPVGAFWVANLSSLNVSAQTTIAQWVKARALAVYLLVFFGGMSSGAIFWGVIASQLGIQYSLVLAASGMIVTTIATLPFPLTKVEKQGLLPSLHWPVPYVALSTVDHSSPVIVTIEYQVAGEDQEGFLQLMKKLRRSRLRTGAYRWFLSQDVADHERWIETFFVASWSEHERQHHRVSHEDALIQSQIAALHFGDDPPVVSHKIVRYS
- a CDS encoding CBASS cGAMP-activated phospholipase; the encoded protein is MFRILSLPGGGLRGAFAIEFLAEIEQRLDHAIGEYFDLIAGTSTGSITASALCHGMTAKALEDFYNDYSEQIFRPREPYRPSSALRPIYSLLRSILAGRSSINLDHFFQSRYCPFSLNDALEAGFGDCRLSELSKSRLLVPSVNLSDGKTRVFRTPHLPRRSDSHDWRVVDVIIASAAAPTYFPHKTMPDGKSYVDGGLWANDPGLAAISETVRITEQCRREEDVPFNLSDIWMLSLGTGQSSYSLSPPNADAGMLYWSRHIAEVMSISQVQGTQLPLRFVLESRYRQVDFDLNDPTWTLDNTAATGELFQLGHERASELFSEIRDPYFLEPTTPFVPFNQ
- a CDS encoding FAD-dependent oxidoreductase, with protein sequence MTVEMAFPTLDDEQMREVKRLGQRLEVRAETVLIPAGQKDYPFFVIESGNVKILEIDEDHETLIATHGPRAFTGDVDMLTGRSSVFTARAAEDSVVYTFPAQQLRRLLASCPHMSELLLEAFQSRRKLLDGLPFLGVRVIGKSNNANTLRLREFLYKNHVPHTFIELESSEGQKQRHVLDADSLELPIVRCNGRTIGNPSMWEFARCLGIDKSVEGRTFDLAIVGGGPAGLAAAVYAASEALDVLVIDKVGPGGQAGSSSKIENFIGFPSGISGNELASRSYLQALKFGATFIAPEVVAGLESDDGEGHRLRLESGQVIHARCVLVTSGVTYRQLGIPGCTRFEGAGVYYAATSVESRACADAHAVVVGGGNSAGQAAMFLANSSEQVHLLIRGDDLAKSMSAYLCDRIGNHPRIEVHRNTEVDEVCGDDCVEMIRVQNNATGTVTDIECSGLFIFIGARPHTQWLPEDVLLDEKGFVLTGTSFFSDERLRGHWPLDRAPCDLETTRPGILAGGDVRSGSTKRCGFAVGDGSLAVACVHRYLNGFS